The stretch of DNA GACTCCATGTCGAGCTGCTGGAGGAAGGCCGGCAGCTGATGCAGCGCCTGGTCGTAGGGCACGATGGCCTGGGTCTCGGCGCCCTGGAAGTTGATGTGCCAGATGCCGATCAGCGCCATCAGCACCGGCATGTTCTCGGCGAAGGGCGCGGAGAGGAAGTGCTGGTCCATCGCGTAGGCGCCCTCCAGCAGCTCCATGAAGCCGTCGAAGCCGATGGAGAGCGCGATGGGCAGCCCGATGGAGGACCACATGGAGTAGCGCCCGCCGACCCAGGCCCAGAACTCGAAGACGTTCTCCTCGCGGATGCCGAAGGCCATGGCCGCCTGGCGGTTGGTGGAGGCGGCGACGAAGTGCGCCCCCACGTCGGCGTCCGGGCCGGCCTGCTCCAGGAACCAGCGCCGTGCGGTATGGGCGTTGAGCAGCGTCTCCTGGGTGGAGAAGGTCTTGGTGGAGACGATGAACAGGGTGGTGGCCGGGTCCAGGCGGCTGAGCACCTTCTGGATGTGGGCGCCGTCGACGTTGGAGACGAAGTGGAAGCCGAGCCCGGGCTGGCGATGCTTGAGCAGCGCCCGGCAGGCCATGTTGGGGCCGAGGTCCGACCCGCCGATGCCGATGTTGACCACGTCCGTGATGCGCTGGCCATCAAAGCCCGTCCACTCGCCGTTGCGTACCGCCTCGGAGAAGGTGCGGATCTGCTCGCGGGTGCGCTGGATCTCCGGCATCACGTCCTGGCCGTCGACCATCAGCGGCCCCTCGCCGAGGTTGCGCAGGGCGGTATGCAGCACCGGGCGGTCCTCGGTGACGTTGATGATGTCGCCGGAGAACATCTGGGCGCGGCGCTGGACCAGGGCCGAGTGCTCGGCGAGCTCGATCAGCTTGTCCAGCACCTCGTCGGAGACGGGCTGCTTGGAGTAGTCGAGGAAGAGCCCGCCGACGCGCAGGCTCATCTTGTCGAAGCGCTCGGGGTCAGCGGCGAAGTAGTCGCGGATGCGGTCGTCGGCGGTCTTCGCCTGCAGGCCCTTGAGGGCCTGCCAGGTGACGCTGCGGGTGAGTTGGAACATGGGTGACCTCTCGGGGTGTCGTTGTCGTCGAGCGGCGCGTGATGCGTGGCGGGCTACCGGTCGCTGCGGGCCGATAGCCAGGCGCCGGCATCGGGAATGGTCATCTCGTAGTCCCGGTCGAGCCAGGGGGAGCTGACCAGGAAGTCGGCGCTGGCCGGGTTGCAGGCCACCGGGATGTTCCACAGGGCCGCCAGGCGCAGCAGGGCCTTGACGTCGGGGTCGTGGGGCTGCGGCGCGAAGGGGTCCCAGAAGAACACCAGCAGGTCGAGCCCCTGCTCGGCGATGCGGGCGCCGATCTGCTGGTCGCCGCCCAGGGGGCCGCTCATCAGGCCCTCCACCTCTAGGCCCAGCTGGCGCGAGATGCGACCCGCGGTGGTGCCGGTGCCGATCAGGGCGTGGCCGGCCAGGGTCTGCTGCCAGCGGGCCACCCACTCGAGCAGTTCGTCCTTCTTGCCGTCGTGGGCGACCAGCGCGATGCGCTTTCTGGCCGGCAGGGTCCGCGTCACGTTCCGCGGGGGGCGGATCTCATTCATGGCGGGCCTCCACGGCGAGGGCCTTCAGGGTGTTGGTGCCGCCGTGGGCGTTCATGTGGTCGCCCCGGGTGAGGATCACGTGGTCGCCGGGCGCGGCGATGCCCTGCCGGATCAGCAGCGCCAGGGCCTGGTCGTTGAGCTCGGTGGCGCCCATCTCGCTGGTGTCGAAGGGCAGCGAGACCACTCCGCGGTAGAGCGCCATGCGCCGCTGGGCGATCGGGTTGTGGGCCAGCCCGACGATGGGCAGCCCCGAGCTGATCCGCGAGGCGATCAGCGGCGTGTAGCCGGACGCGGTCATGCAGGCGATGGCGGCCACCCCGGCGAGGTGGTTGGCGGCGTACATGGCGGACAGCGCGATGGTCTCGTCGATCCGGCTGAAGCCCTCGTGGATGCGGTGGCCGGACTCCTGGATGCGCCGTTCGCGCTCGGCGCCCAGGCAGACCCGGTCCATCGCCTCCACGGTCTCCACCGGGAAGTCGCCGGCGGCGGTCTCGGCGGAGAGCATCACCGCATCGGTGCCGTCGAGCACGGCGTTGGCCACGTCGAAGACCTCGGCCCGGGTGGGCAGCGGCGAGTCGATCATCGACTCCATCATCTGGGTGGCGGTGATCACCGCGCGGTTCAGCGTGCGGGCGTGCTTGATGATGCGCTTCTGGGTGCCGATCAGCTTGGCGTCGCCGATCTCCACGCCCAGGTCGCCGCGGGCCACCATCACCGCCTCGCTGGCGCGGATGATGCCGTCCAGGGTGTCGTCGTCGGCCACGGCCTCGGCGCGCTCGAGCTTGGCCACCAGGCCGATCTCGGCGCCTGCCTCGCCGAGCAGCTCGCGGGCCTCGACCATGTCGGCGGCGCTGCGCGGGAAGGAGATCGCCAGGTAGTCGACGCCGATCGCCACGGCGGTGGCGAGGTCGGCCTTGTCCTTGGCGGTCAGCGCCGGGGCGGAGAGGCCGCCGCCCTGCTTGTTGATGCCCTTGTTGTTGGAGAGCCGGCCGCCCACCACCACGCTGGTGTGGATCAGGTGGTCGGCGACCCGGTTGACGTCGAGCACCAGCCGGCCGTCGTCGAGCAGCAGGCGGTCGCCGGGGCCGACGTCGTCGGCCAGGGTCTTGTAGTCGCAGCCGACGCGGGTCTCGTCGCCCTGGTCGCTGCCCAGGCCCATGTCGAGGATGAAGGACTGGCCCTCCTCGAGGGTCACGGCGCCCTCCCTGAAGCGGGCGATGCGGATCTTGGGGCCCTGGAGGTCGCCGAGGACGGCGACACTGCGCCCCAGGCGCTCGGCGATCTCGCGCACCCGGGTCAGGCGCTGGCGGTGGTCGTCGGGGCTGCCGTGGGAGAAGTTGAGGCGCACCACGTCGACGCCGGCTTTGAGCATCGCCTCCAGCACGCCCTCCCGGTCGCTGGCCGGGCCCAGGGTGGCGACAATCTTGGTGCGGCGGATGGGGGTGTGCAGCGGGGTGGTCGACATGTCGGTGCTCCTCCGGAGACAGTGCTTGTTATCTGGTCACCATACCGTCTTAGCGGTAAGTTTACTACATTGCCGCTCGACCCCGAGGGCCCGGGGCGCACTCCCCTGGAAGGGAAAGAGTGGCGTGGAATGGCGCGCCGTGCCCTCAGGCATCTGCCGCGGGGCGAGGGTTCGAGCCGCACCATATGTTGTAAAGTTACTAAAAAGTTCTTGAGCGCTGGGCGCGACTGGTCCACATTATAGGGCACATGATACGTGGCCCACCGCGCAGGGAAGGGCGCGCCGACGGGCTCGCCATGAGCCGGACGCCCGCCAGGACACCTCTCGCCCATCGGCTCAGCCACGACGACAGAACGCACTGGACCGAGGAGAATAACGCCATGACGCTCAAGATCGCCATCAACGGCTTCGGCCGCATCGGCCGCAACGTGCTGCGGGCCCTCTACGAGAACGGCTACCGCGATCGCGTGAAGGTGGTCGCCATCAATGACCTCGGCGATCCGGCCCTGAATGCCCATCTGCTGCGCCATGACACCGTGCATGGTCACTTTCCCTTCGCCGTCGATCACGACGAGGAGAGCATGACCGTGGACGGCCAGCGGATCGCCATCCTCTCCGAGCGAGACCCCGCCGCCCTGCCGTGGAAGGCCCTGGGGGTCGACCTGGTGATGGAGTGCACCGGCCTGTTCGTGAAGCGCGAGGCGGCCGCGAAGCACATCGCGGCCGGCGCGGAGCGCGTGCTGATCTCCGCCCCCAGCCCGGATGCCGACGCCACGGTGGTGTACGGCGTCAACGAGGACGTGCTCACCGCCGAGCACAAGGTGGTCTCCAACGCCTCCTGCACCACCAACTGCCTGGCCCCGGTCGCCAAGGCGCTCAACGACGCGGTGGGCATCGAGAACGGCCTGATGACCACGGTGCACGCCTACACCAACGACCAGAACCTCTCCGACGTCTACCACAAGGACCCCTACCGGGCCCGCAGCGCCACGCACTCTATGATCCCGACCAAGACCGGCGCGGCGGCGGCGGTGGGGCTGGTGCTGCCCGAACTCGCCGGCAAGTTCGATGGCCTGGCGGTGCGCGTGCCGGTGATCAACGTCTCCCTGGTGGACCTGACCTTCAATGCCGGTCGCGACACCACCAAGGAAGAGATCAACGAGATCGTCGCCCGGGCGGCCGAGGCGTCGCCGGTGCTGGCGGTCAATGCCCAGCCGCTGGTCTCCATCGACTTCAACCACGACGCGAACTCCTCGACCTTCGACACCAACCACACCCGGGTGAACGGCCGCCTGGTCAAGGTCATGGCCTGGTATGACAACGAGTGGGGCTTCTCCAACCGCATGCTGGACACCGCCCTGGCCATGCACGATGCCTGAGCTGGCCAAGCCTTGACATCGGGGCCCGCCGGGGCTTCGATAGGGACGCCGGAGCGACACGCCGCTCCGGCGTTTTCATGTCCATGACAGGGTGTCCCAGTGCTACCTGACTATTCCTGTCTTGCGTGGACAGTGATCATCTTCTCAACCTACCTGACCGGCGTATCCAAGGGCGGTTTCGCCGGCGGATTCGGGACGCTCTCGGTACCCCTGATGGCCCTGGCCATCGGCCCCATCGAAGCGGCCGGTCTGCTGCTGCCCCTCCTGCTGGTCATGGATGCCTTCACGGTCAAGGCCTGGTGGGGGCATCATGACGTGGCGGAAGTGCGGCGACTGGTGCCGGGGATGGCCATCGGTGTCGTGATCGGCACCCTGGCGATCGGCAGTCTCGATGAGGATGGGGTGCGCTTGCTGTTGGGCCTGATGTCGCTGGTGTTTGCGCTCTACATGCTGGTTCGTCCCGCGGTGTCACGGCCCATCTCATCCAACTGGGCGCTGCCTTCGGGCATCGGCTGCGGCTTCACCAGCTTCCTGGCCCATGCCGGGTCACCGCCCCTCAATCTCTACCTGATTCCTCGACACTTGAGCAAGGAGTCCTTCATCGCCACCATCGCGATCGCCTTCGCCGTGGTGAACCTGATGAAGCTCGGCCCTTACCTCTGGCTGGGCGAGATCAACCTCACGAGTGCCTGGGCCTCTCTTGTGCTGGTGCCGGTGGCCTGGTTCGGGGTGAAAAGTGGCATCTGGCTGCAGCACCGGGTCAGCGAGTGGCTCTTCTATCGCCTGGTGGTCCTGGCCATGGCCATCGTCGGCGTGCAGCTGGTGGTCCAGGCGCTGGGATGAGCCTCACGCTGGGATATGCCAGGTCGCCGGACACTCCCTCGAGTGGAACAGATACTGGGCGGTGGTGGCGTTGCGCCGCTCGGCGAGGACCTCGCGTCCCTCGCTGAGCCCCGCCAGCAGGGATGCTGTCGGGTATCTCACGGTCAGCAAGGTCAGGTCGTCCCGGCGCACCACCGCGAAGTCGGCACACAGCGATGCGACCAGCGGCTCCAGGCGGGCGGGGTGACTGTCCAGGCAGAGCGAGAGGCGCATGGCCCCGGCATCGATCAGGCCGGCATGCAGGCCGGCCGTCACGAGTCGGCCCAGGATGTCGTGCTGGCGGGCTTCGTCCATGAAGGCGAAGTCGTGCGGGCGGATCTCCAGCAGTGTCTGCTCCTCGCGGAGCATGAAGGCGGGTACATCGCCATCATGGAAAGCATCCCCGCCGATGGTGCTGCCCGGGGCCTCGAGGGTCAGGAAGGAGCGCACCGTCAGCGGGATCGCCTTCTGCTGAAGGGGGGCCAGGGTCTTGGGGTGGATCACCGTGGCGCCGTGCCAGGCCAGCTCGATCGCCTCGCTGAAGGAGATCCGACCGAACTGAACCGCATTGTCGAAGCGTCGCGGGTCGGCGTTGAAGAGTCCCGGCACGTCCTTCCAGATCGTCACCCCCTCGGCCGCCAGGCAGTGGGCGAGGATCGCCGCGGTATAGTCCGAGCCCTCGCGGCCCAGGGTGGTCGAGGCGCCCTTGGCGGTGCCGCCGATGAACCCCTGGGTGACGCGGATCCGGCCGTCTTCGACGTCCAGGCCGCGCACCCGCTCGGCCGTGGCCGCCCAGTCGACGTTCGCCTCCTGATGGGTGTCATCGGTGACGATCAGCTCCCGGGCATCGCGCCACTCGGTCGTCAGGCCGACCTCGTCGAGCCAGGCGCTGACGATGGTGGTGGAGAGCAGCTCGCCGAAGCAGACGGTCTGGTCGTAGTGGAAGGGCCGCTCGCGTCCCGCATGGGCCCGGTGACGCCGGTCGAGATCGGCGATGAGCGCCTCGACCCTCTGGGCCACGGGATCCGCAGACGCCCCGAAGAGCGCCTCGACGGTGGCGAGGTGGTCGCGGCGCAGACGCTCGAGCCGATCGCGGTAGTCGTCAGGGTCGTTGCCCCGGGCCGCCGCGAGCAGCGCCTCCAGGGCATTGGTGGTCTTTCCCATGGCCGAGACCACCACGACCAGCGGGCGTTCGGGGAAGTGGGCGAGCAGCCGGCCCAGATGGCGGATAGCGTCGGCATCCCGGATCGAGGCGCCGCCGAACTTGAAGACCTGGGTCATGGTGAATCCTCGCACTGTGGCATGACGTCTCTGTCGATACCTTGCGCGAAAGTCGCGAGCGAGAAAAGTGCGAGTCGCCGCCCGGCAGCGTGAATCGATGAGAGGGGCGAAACGACGACAGGCACCCGAGGGTGCCTGTTTGCGTCCTGTCCAAGTGCTTCCGGACGGCGTCAGCTCAGCCGCTGGCGGTAGTCCTCGTAGCCGAAGGTCTTCACCGTGCGCACCTCTCGGCTCGCCTCATCGATCCGGCAGATCGACGGCAGGCGCATGCCGTTGAAGGTGGTGGTCTTCACCATGGTGTAGTGCGCCATGTCGGTGAACACCAGCCGGTCGCCGATCGAAAGCGGCGC from Halomonas aestuarii encodes:
- the pgi gene encoding glucose-6-phosphate isomerase — protein: MFQLTRSVTWQALKGLQAKTADDRIRDYFAADPERFDKMSLRVGGLFLDYSKQPVSDEVLDKLIELAEHSALVQRRAQMFSGDIINVTEDRPVLHTALRNLGEGPLMVDGQDVMPEIQRTREQIRTFSEAVRNGEWTGFDGQRITDVVNIGIGGSDLGPNMACRALLKHRQPGLGFHFVSNVDGAHIQKVLSRLDPATTLFIVSTKTFSTQETLLNAHTARRWFLEQAGPDADVGAHFVAASTNRQAAMAFGIREENVFEFWAWVGGRYSMWSSIGLPIALSIGFDGFMELLEGAYAMDQHFLSAPFAENMPVLMALIGIWHINFQGAETQAIVPYDQALHQLPAFLQQLDMESNGKSVDIFGHPVDYKTGPIVWGQTGSNGQHAFFQLLHQGTRYVPIDFIASLKPEPGVEDHHFALLTNMLAQANAFMEGSQTGSRLDPYSCPGNRPSSVLLLDELTPRNLGALIALYEHKVFVQGVIWNINSFDQWGVQLGKRIAGEISERIDARSQDFDASTQGLLALLREHFTPPAEQAGAGGDAPAPETSGKNASEKNKAAKRGAKG
- a CDS encoding methylglyoxal synthase yields the protein MNEIRPPRNVTRTLPARKRIALVAHDGKKDELLEWVARWQQTLAGHALIGTGTTAGRISRQLGLEVEGLMSGPLGGDQQIGARIAEQGLDLLVFFWDPFAPQPHDPDVKALLRLAALWNIPVACNPASADFLVSSPWLDRDYEMTIPDAGAWLSARSDR
- the pyk gene encoding pyruvate kinase: MSTTPLHTPIRRTKIVATLGPASDREGVLEAMLKAGVDVVRLNFSHGSPDDHRQRLTRVREIAERLGRSVAVLGDLQGPKIRIARFREGAVTLEEGQSFILDMGLGSDQGDETRVGCDYKTLADDVGPGDRLLLDDGRLVLDVNRVADHLIHTSVVVGGRLSNNKGINKQGGGLSAPALTAKDKADLATAVAIGVDYLAISFPRSAADMVEARELLGEAGAEIGLVAKLERAEAVADDDTLDGIIRASEAVMVARGDLGVEIGDAKLIGTQKRIIKHARTLNRAVITATQMMESMIDSPLPTRAEVFDVANAVLDGTDAVMLSAETAAGDFPVETVEAMDRVCLGAERERRIQESGHRIHEGFSRIDETIALSAMYAANHLAGVAAIACMTASGYTPLIASRISSGLPIVGLAHNPIAQRRMALYRGVVSLPFDTSEMGATELNDQALALLIRQGIAAPGDHVILTRGDHMNAHGGTNTLKALAVEARHE
- the gap gene encoding type I glyceraldehyde-3-phosphate dehydrogenase; translation: MTLKIAINGFGRIGRNVLRALYENGYRDRVKVVAINDLGDPALNAHLLRHDTVHGHFPFAVDHDEESMTVDGQRIAILSERDPAALPWKALGVDLVMECTGLFVKREAAAKHIAAGAERVLISAPSPDADATVVYGVNEDVLTAEHKVVSNASCTTNCLAPVAKALNDAVGIENGLMTTVHAYTNDQNLSDVYHKDPYRARSATHSMIPTKTGAAAAVGLVLPELAGKFDGLAVRVPVINVSLVDLTFNAGRDTTKEEINEIVARAAEASPVLAVNAQPLVSIDFNHDANSSTFDTNHTRVNGRLVKVMAWYDNEWGFSNRMLDTALAMHDA
- a CDS encoding sulfite exporter TauE/SafE family protein, yielding MLPDYSCLAWTVIIFSTYLTGVSKGGFAGGFGTLSVPLMALAIGPIEAAGLLLPLLLVMDAFTVKAWWGHHDVAEVRRLVPGMAIGVVIGTLAIGSLDEDGVRLLLGLMSLVFALYMLVRPAVSRPISSNWALPSGIGCGFTSFLAHAGSPPLNLYLIPRHLSKESFIATIAIAFAVVNLMKLGPYLWLGEINLTSAWASLVLVPVAWFGVKSGIWLQHRVSEWLFYRLVVLAMAIVGVQLVVQALG
- a CDS encoding aspartate kinase → MTQVFKFGGASIRDADAIRHLGRLLAHFPERPLVVVVSAMGKTTNALEALLAAARGNDPDDYRDRLERLRRDHLATVEALFGASADPVAQRVEALIADLDRRHRAHAGRERPFHYDQTVCFGELLSTTIVSAWLDEVGLTTEWRDARELIVTDDTHQEANVDWAATAERVRGLDVEDGRIRVTQGFIGGTAKGASTTLGREGSDYTAAILAHCLAAEGVTIWKDVPGLFNADPRRFDNAVQFGRISFSEAIELAWHGATVIHPKTLAPLQQKAIPLTVRSFLTLEAPGSTIGGDAFHDGDVPAFMLREEQTLLEIRPHDFAFMDEARQHDILGRLVTAGLHAGLIDAGAMRLSLCLDSHPARLEPLVASLCADFAVVRRDDLTLLTVRYPTASLLAGLSEGREVLAERRNATTAQYLFHSRECPATWHIPA